A portion of the Caenorhabditis elegans chromosome III genome contains these proteins:
- the rpl-3 gene encoding Large ribosomal subunit protein uL3 (Confirmed by transcript evidence), with amino-acid sequence MSHRKFSAPRHGHMGFTPKKRSRTYRGRIKAFPKDDKSKPIHLTAFLGYKAGMTHIVRDVDKPGSKVNKKEVVEAVTIVETPPMVIAGVTGYVDTPQGPRALTTIWAEHLSEEARRRFYSNWAKSKKKAFTKYAKKWQDEDGKKLIEADFAKLKKYCSSIRVIAHTQMKILRRRQKKAHLVEIQVNGGTIEQKVDWAREHLEKQVQVDTVFAQDEMIDTIGVTRGHGFKGVTSRWHTKKLPRKTHKGLRKVACIGAWHPSRVAFTVARAGQKGFHHRTIINNKIYRIGKSALTEEGKNNGSTEFDLTQKTITPMGGFPRYGIVNQDYIMLRGAVLGPKKRLITLRKSLITQTKRVAHEKINLKWIDTSSKTGHGRFQTTAEKRAFMGKLKRDFLAEAEAKA; translated from the exons ATGTCTCACCGAAAGTTTTCGGCCCCGAGACATGGACACATGGGATTCACCCCAAAGAAGCGCTCCCGCACTTACCGTGGAAGAATCAAGGCTTTCCCAAAGGATGACAAGAGCAAGCCAATCCATTTGACCGCTTTCCTCGGATACAAGGCCGGTATGACCCATATCGTCCGTGATGTCGATAAGCCAGGATCAAAGGTTAACAAGAAGGAGGTTGTCGAAGCCGTCACCATCGTCGAGACCCCACCAATGGTTATTGCTGGAGTTACCGGATACGTCGACACCCCACAAGGACCACGTGCTCTTACCACCATCTGGGCCGAGCACTTGTCCGAGGAAGCTCGTCGTCGCTTCTACAGCAACTg GGCTAAATCCAAGAAGAAGGCTTTCACCAAGTACGCCAAGAAGTGGCAAGATGAGGATGGAAAGAAGCTCATCGAGGCTGATTTCGCCAAGCTGAAGAAGTACTGCTCTTCTATCCGTGTGATCGCTCACACTCAg ATGAAGATCCTTCGCCGTCGCCAAAAGAAGGCTCACCTCGTCGAAATCCAAGTCAACGGAGGAACCATCGAGCAGAAGGTCGACTGGGCTCGCGAGCATCTCGAGAAACAAGTCCAGGTTGATACCGTCTTCGCTCAGGATGAGATGATTGACACCATCGGAGTTACCAGAGGTCACGGATTCAAGGGAGTCACCAGCAGATGGCACACCAAGAAGCTTCCTCGCAAGACGCACAAGGGTCTCCGCAAGGTCGCCTGTATTGGAGCTTGGCATCCATCTCGTGTCGCCTTCACTGTCGCTCGTGCTGGACAAAAGGGATTCCATCACCGTACCATCATCAACAACAAGATCTACCGTATTGGAAAGTCTGCTCTCACTGAGGAAGGAAAGAACAACGGATCCACCGAGTTCGATCTTACCCAGAAGACCATCACCCCAATg gGAGGATTCCCAAGATACGGTATCGTCAACCAGGACTACATCATGCTTCGTGGAGCCGTTCTCGGACCAAAGAAGCGTCTTATCACCCTCCGCAAGTCGCTCATCACCCAAACCAAGAGAGTCGCCCACGAGAAGATCAACCTCAAGTGGATCGACACCAGTTCCAAGACCGGACACGGTCGCTTCCAAACCACAGCCGAGAAGCGTGCTTTCATGGGAAAACTCAAGAGAGATTTCCTTGCCGAGGCCGAAGCTAAGGCTTAA
- the acs-19 gene encoding Acetyl-coenzyme A synthetase (Confirmed by transcript evidence), producing MSDVRVKFNLANDGEGLDEDIFLPPAPLLAGAHCAGLQSYHDLYRSSINDADEFWRTVSSELHFEQGTSKGLEWNFDSKAGNVFVKFMDGAKTNISYNCLERNIKRGYGNKIAYIFEGNEPTDTSTWTYNELHAQVVQFSAVLRSHGVKRGDVVALYLPMIPELAVAMLACARIGAMHSVVFAGFSAESLAARVVDARCRVLVTADGVFRGAKPIGLKSIADAAAVLASQEDVKVEAIIMVEHLKRVTKPDGVELPKVDYTDITVIYDSEMLKCAGVDSPVEWMDSEDPLFILYTSGSTGKPKGIQHTTAGYMTYAYATTKYTFDAQEDDVYWCTADCGWITGHSYLLYGPLMNGLKGIWYEGVPTYPTPSRMWDVTDKYGVTKLYTSPTAARALMALGNQWLESSSRKTLKVIGTVGEPINPAAWMWLYKQVGLSNVSIVDTYWQTETGGHMITCLPGATPMKPGAAAMPFFGASPVLLDAEGRVIEGPGEGSLCFDRAWPGMMRGIYGDEQRFVKTYLAPFNGYYFTGDGARRDEDGYLWITGRVDDLMNVSGHLLSTAEIESALVAHEKVAEAAVVAAPHDIKGSFPYAFVTLNVGERINEKLVAELKKLVREKIGALAVPDVIQEAPGLPKTRSGKVTRRILRKIAEGSESGIGDTTTLVDESVIKQLISGRSARA from the exons ATGTCGGACGTTCGCGTCAAGTTCAACCTAGCCAACGATGGAGAAGGTCTCGACGAGGAT attttcctcCCTCCAGCCCCACTCCTTGCCGGTGCTCACTGTGCTGGCCTTCAATCTTACCACGATTTGTACCGTTCCTCGATCAACGATGCTGACGAGTTCTGGCGTACCGTCTCATCTGAACTCCATTTCGAACAAGGAACCTCTAAGGGTCTCGAATGGAATTTCGACTCGAAAGCTGGAAATGTCTTCGTCAAGTTTATGGATGGAGCCAAGACTAACATCTCGTACAACTGTTTGGAAAGAAACATTAAACGTGGATATGGAAACAAAATCGCCTACATTTTCGAAGGAAACGAGCCAACCGACACCTCCACCTGGACATACAACGAGCTACACGCCCAAGTAGTCCAATTCTCCGCTGTTCTGAGATCTCATGGCGTCAAACGAGGCGATGTGGTTGCTTTATATCTTCCAATGATTCCCGAATTAGCAGTTGCAATGCTTGCGTGTGCCCGTATCGGAGCAATGCATTCTGTTGTTTTCGCTGGTTTCTCTGCCGAATCACTTGCCGCTCGTGTTGTCGACGCTCGCTGCAGAGTTTTGGTTACGGCGGACGGAGTTTTTCGAGGAGCTAAACCAATTGGGCTCAAGTCAATTGCGGATGCAGCTGCCGTTCTCGCATCGCAGGAAGATGTCAAAGTGGAAGCTATCATTATGGTGGAACACTTAAAACGAGTCACGAAGCCTGATGGAGTGGAACTTCCCAAG gtcgATTACACCGATATCACCGTCATCTACGATTCGGAGATGCTCAAGTGTGCAGGCGTGGATTCCCCGGTAGAATGGATGGATTCTGAAGATCCGCTATTTATTCTCTACACATC tggCTCAACCGGAAAACCGAAAGGTATTCAACACACTACAGCTGGATACATGACGTACGCCTACGCAACCACAAAATACACTTTTGATGCACAAGAAGACGATGTTTACTGGTGTACTGCCGATTGTGGATGGATCACCGGACACTCGTACCTTCTTTATGGACCTTTGATGAATGGGCTCAAGGGAATTTGGTATGAAGGTGTGCCGACTTATCCGACTCCTTCTAGAATGTGGGATGTCACTGATAAGTATGGTGTGACCAAGCTGTATACCTCACCAACAGCCGCAAGAGCTCTTATGGCTCTCGGAAATCAGTGGCTTGAAAG ctcttctCGCAAAACTCTCAAGGTTATCGGAACAGTTGGAGAGCCCATCAATCCTGCTGCATGGATGTGGTTGTACAAGCAAGTTGGACTTTCCAATGTATCCATTGTGGATACTTACTGGCAAACTGAAACTGGAGGACACATGATCACATGCCTTCCAGGAGCAACTCCAATGAAGCCAGGAGCAGCTGCAATGCCATTCTTCGGAGCATCTCCAGTTCTTTTGGATGCTGAAGGTCGTGTTATTGAAGGTCCGGGAGAAGGATCACTATGCTTTGATCGTGCCTGGCCTGGAATGATGCGTGGAATCTATGGAGATGAGCAACGCTTTGTCAAGACCTATTTGGCTCCATTCAATGGATACTATTTCACTGGAGATGGTGCCAGACGTGATGAAGATGGATACTTGTGGATAACTGGACGTGTTGATGATTTGATGAATGTCAGTGGTCATCTTCTGTCTACTGCTGAAATTGAATCAGCTCTTGTGGCTCATGAGAAAGTTGCTGAAGCTGCCGTTGTTGCTGCTCCACATGACATCAAGGGATCCTTCCCATACGCATTCGTCACTTTGAATGTTGGAGAGAGAATCAATGAAAAGCTTGTGGCTGAGCTCAAGAAACTAGTTCGCGAGAAAATTGGTGCATTGGCTGTTCCAGATGTTATCCAAGAAGCTCCAGGACTTCCAAAAACTCGTTCCGGCAAGGTTACCAGAAGAATCTTGAGAAAGATTGCTGAAGGATCCGAAAGTGGAATCGGTGATACTACTACTCTAGTCGACGAATCTGTCATCAAACAACTAATCTCTGGACGTTCTGCACGTGCATAA
- the tir-1 gene encoding Sterile alpha and TIR motif-containing protein 1 (Confirmed by transcript evidence) yields the protein MVDGDLLLQLTENDLKHDVGMISGLHRKRFLRELQTLKVAADYSSVDESNLDNFLMGLSPELSVYTYQMLTNGVNRSLLSSLTDEMMQNACGITNPIHRLKLTQAFETAKHPDDVEVAMLSKQIDVFISYRRSTGNQLASLIKVLLQLRGYRVFIDVDKLYAGKFDSSLLKNIQAAKHFILVLTPNSLDRLLNDDNCEDWVHKELKCAFEHQKNIIPIFDTAFEFPTKEDQIPNDIRMITKYNGVKWVHDYQDACMAKVVRFITGELNRTTPTTKEMPSISRKTTQQRWQTTNTVSRTGPSRSIGGPRMEPPTPTFFSVTPTGSQERATSTRRKIQPSASTTSDRN from the exons ATGGTCGATGGAGATCTTTTACTTCAATTAACTGAGAATGATCTGAAGCATGATGTTGGAATGATCTCTGGACTTCATCGAAAACGATTCTTAAGAGAGCTTCAAACATTAAAAGTTGCTGCTGATTACTCATCGGTTGACGAGTCGAATTTGGACAACTTCTTGATGGGATTAAGTCCAGAACTTTCTGTTTACACCTACCAAATGCTCACAAATGGAGTCAACCGGTCTCTTCTCTCCTCACTCACCGACGAAATGATGCAAAACGCTTGTGGAATCACGAACCCGATTCATCGACTCAAGTTGACACAAGCATTTGAAACCGCAAAACATCCGGATGACGTGGAAGTTGCAATGCTCTCCAAGCAAATTGATGTCTTCATTTCATACAGAAGAAGTACAGGAAACCAACTCGCAAGTCTCATTAAAGTACTCCTCCAACTCCGCGGATACAGAGTGTTCATTGATGTCGATAAGTTGTATGCTGGAAAATTCGACAGCTCATTGCTCAAGAACATTCAAGCCGCCAAACATTTCATCCTTGTTCTCACACCAAACAGTTTGGATAGACTTTTAAATGATGATAACTGTGAGGATTGGGTGCACAAAGAGCTGAAATGTGCATTTGAACACCAGAAGAACATTATTCCAATCTTTGATACTGCATTCGAATTCCCAACAAAAGAAGATCAAATTCCGAATGATATTCGAATGATTACAAAGTATAATGGTGTTAAATGGGTTCACGACTATCAGGATGCATGTATGGCAAAAGTTGTACGTTTTATTACTGGAGAGTTGAACAGAACGACACCGACCACCAAAGAA atgcctTCTATCTCCCGAAAAACTACCCAACAACGGTGGCAGACCACAAATACAGTAAGCCGTACTGGGCCATCCAGAAGCATCGGTGGACCAAGAATGGAACCTCCTACGCCAACGT tcttTTCAGTTACACCAACTGGATCACAAGAACGTGCAACATCGACGAGAAGGAAAATTCAGCCTTCTGCATCCACAACTTCCGATCGGAATTAA
- the tir-1 gene encoding NAD(+) hydrolase tir-1 (Confirmed by transcript evidence), which produces MCALVSSPMVSLPFNENVAPECRRNLLPRFAAVSPRPKAAVTPFVSTPSSSSITSFPYSLKLSNSNSNCSSLSRPSSLTDLPILLRDVEDQMYDDDETPIIPCGSPSSSNSMLAQIQFHPPPTEMNSPLKTSLKKLPMKTALVIRPQMFVKENSVQLERFRKSKTRRFFHPYAKEIGAIQALKEVASSPDEVAAKFASEALTVIGEEVPYKLAQQVPGWTCADVQYWVKKIGFEEYVEKFAKQMVDGDLLLQLTENDLKHDVGMISGLHRKRFLRELQTLKVAADYSSVDESNLDNFLMGLSPELSVYTYQMLTNGVNRSLLSSLTDEMMQNACGITNPIHRLKLTQAFETAKHPDDVEVAMLSKQIDVFISYRRSTGNQLASLIKVLLQLRGYRVFIDVDKLYAGKFDSSLLKNIQAAKHFILVLTPNSLDRLLNDDNCEDWVHKELKCAFEHQKNIIPIFDTAFEFPTKEDQIPNDIRMITKYNGVKWVHDYQDACMAKVVRFITGELNRTTPTTKEMPSISRKTTQQRWQTTNTVSRTGPSRSIGGPRMEPPTPTFTPTGSQERATSTRRKIQPSASTTSDRN; this is translated from the exons ATGTGTGCCCTAGTCTCATCTCCAATGGTTTCACTACCGTTTAATGAGAACGTTGCCCCTGAATGCAGACGTAACCTGCTTCCAAGATTCGCTGCAGTCTCGCCAAGACCTAAAGCAGCAGTTACGCCATTCGTGAGCACACCCTCTTCGTCGTCTATTACTTCATTTCCTTATTctctaaaactttcaaattccaattcaAACTGTTCAAGTCTCTCAAGACCATCCAGTCTCACAGATCTTCCGATCTTATTACGAGACGTAGAGGATCAGATGTACGATGACGATGAGACGCCTATAATTCCATGCGGATCACCATCGTCCAGCAATTCCATGCTGGCACAGATTCAATTCCATCCACCTCCAACTGAGATGAACAGTCCATTAAAGACTTCCTTAAAGAAGCTTCCCATGAAAACTGCACTAGTTATCCGACCACAAATGTTCGTCAAGGAGAACAGTGTGCAGTTGGAGAGATTCCGAAAGTCCAAAACTCGCCGATTCTTCCACCCGTATGCAAAG gaaatcggTGCAATCCAAGCATTAAAAGAAGTGGCCTCCTCTCCAGACGAGGTCGCTGCCAAGTTCGCCTCCGAAGCACTCACGGTTATCGGCGAAGAGGTTCCCTATAAACTCGCTCAACAAGTACCTGGCTGGACATGCGCAGATGTTCAATATTGGGTGAAGAAGATTGGTTTTGAGGAGTACGTTGAGAAGTTCGCTAAACAAATGGTCGATGGAGATCTTTTACTTCAATTAACTGAGAATGATCTGAAGCATGATGTTGGAATGATCTCTGGACTTCATCGAAAACGATTCTTAAGAGAGCTTCAAACATTAAAAGTTGCTGCTGATTACTCATCGGTTGACGAGTCGAATTTGGACAACTTCTTGATGGGATTAAGTCCAGAACTTTCTGTTTACACCTACCAAATGCTCACAAATGGAGTCAACCGGTCTCTTCTCTCCTCACTCACCGACGAAATGATGCAAAACGCTTGTGGAATCACGAACCCGATTCATCGACTCAAGTTGACACAAGCATTTGAAACCGCAAAACATCCGGATGACGTGGAAGTTGCAATGCTCTCCAAGCAAATTGATGTCTTCATTTCATACAGAAGAAGTACAGGAAACCAACTCGCAAGTCTCATTAAAGTACTCCTCCAACTCCGCGGATACAGAGTGTTCATTGATGTCGATAAGTTGTATGCTGGAAAATTCGACAGCTCATTGCTCAAGAACATTCAAGCCGCCAAACATTTCATCCTTGTTCTCACACCAAACAGTTTGGATAGACTTTTAAATGATGATAACTGTGAGGATTGGGTGCACAAAGAGCTGAAATGTGCATTTGAACACCAGAAGAACATTATTCCAATCTTTGATACTGCATTCGAATTCCCAACAAAAGAAGATCAAATTCCGAATGATATTCGAATGATTACAAAGTATAATGGTGTTAAATGGGTTCACGACTATCAGGATGCATGTATGGCAAAAGTTGTACGTTTTATTACTGGAGAGTTGAACAGAACGACACCGACCACCAAAGAA atgcctTCTATCTCCCGAAAAACTACCCAACAACGGTGGCAGACCACAAATACAGTAAGCCGTACTGGGCCATCCAGAAGCATCGGTGGACCAAGAATGGAACCTCCTACGCCAACGT TTACACCAACTGGATCACAAGAACGTGCAACATCGACGAGAAGGAAAATTCAGCCTTCTGCATCCACAACTTCCGATCGGAATTAA
- the tir-1 gene encoding NAD(+) hydrolase tir-1 (Partially confirmed by transcript evidence) — protein MVDGDLLLQLTENDLKHDVGMISGLHRKRFLRELQTLKVAADYSSVDESNLDNFLMGLSPELSVYTYQMLTNGVNRSLLSSLTDEMMQNACGITNPIHRLKLTQAFETAKHPDDVEVAMLSKQIDVFISYRRSTGNQLASLIKVLLQLRGYRVFIDVDKLYAGKFDSSLLKNIQAAKHFILVLTPNSLDRLLNDDNCEDWVHKELKCAFEHQKNIIPIFDTAFEFPTKEDQIPNDIRMITKYNGVKWVHDYQDACMAKVVRFITGELNRTTPTTKEMPSISRKTTQQRWQTTNTVSRTGPSRSIGGPRMEPPTPTFTPTGSQERATSTRRKIQPSASTTSDRN, from the exons ATGGTCGATGGAGATCTTTTACTTCAATTAACTGAGAATGATCTGAAGCATGATGTTGGAATGATCTCTGGACTTCATCGAAAACGATTCTTAAGAGAGCTTCAAACATTAAAAGTTGCTGCTGATTACTCATCGGTTGACGAGTCGAATTTGGACAACTTCTTGATGGGATTAAGTCCAGAACTTTCTGTTTACACCTACCAAATGCTCACAAATGGAGTCAACCGGTCTCTTCTCTCCTCACTCACCGACGAAATGATGCAAAACGCTTGTGGAATCACGAACCCGATTCATCGACTCAAGTTGACACAAGCATTTGAAACCGCAAAACATCCGGATGACGTGGAAGTTGCAATGCTCTCCAAGCAAATTGATGTCTTCATTTCATACAGAAGAAGTACAGGAAACCAACTCGCAAGTCTCATTAAAGTACTCCTCCAACTCCGCGGATACAGAGTGTTCATTGATGTCGATAAGTTGTATGCTGGAAAATTCGACAGCTCATTGCTCAAGAACATTCAAGCCGCCAAACATTTCATCCTTGTTCTCACACCAAACAGTTTGGATAGACTTTTAAATGATGATAACTGTGAGGATTGGGTGCACAAAGAGCTGAAATGTGCATTTGAACACCAGAAGAACATTATTCCAATCTTTGATACTGCATTCGAATTCCCAACAAAAGAAGATCAAATTCCGAATGATATTCGAATGATTACAAAGTATAATGGTGTTAAATGGGTTCACGACTATCAGGATGCATGTATGGCAAAAGTTGTACGTTTTATTACTGGAGAGTTGAACAGAACGACACCGACCACCAAAGAA atgcctTCTATCTCCCGAAAAACTACCCAACAACGGTGGCAGACCACAAATACAGTAAGCCGTACTGGGCCATCCAGAAGCATCGGTGGACCAAGAATGGAACCTCCTACGCCAACGT TTACACCAACTGGATCACAAGAACGTGCAACATCGACGAGAAGGAAAATTCAGCCTTCTGCATCCACAACTTCCGATCGGAATTAA
- the acs-19 gene encoding Acetyl-coenzyme A synthetase (Confirmed by transcript evidence), with the protein MEKVSTRIFQIFLPPAPLLAGAHCAGLQSYHDLYRSSINDADEFWRTVSSELHFEQGTSKGLEWNFDSKAGNVFVKFMDGAKTNISYNCLERNIKRGYGNKIAYIFEGNEPTDTSTWTYNELHAQVVQFSAVLRSHGVKRGDVVALYLPMIPELAVAMLACARIGAMHSVVFAGFSAESLAARVVDARCRVLVTADGVFRGAKPIGLKSIADAAAVLASQEDVKVEAIIMVEHLKRVTKPDGVELPKVDYTDITVIYDSEMLKCAGVDSPVEWMDSEDPLFILYTSGSTGKPKGIQHTTAGYMTYAYATTKYTFDAQEDDVYWCTADCGWITGHSYLLYGPLMNGLKGIWYEGVPTYPTPSRMWDVTDKYGVTKLYTSPTAARALMALGNQWLESSSRKTLKVIGTVGEPINPAAWMWLYKQVGLSNVSIVDTYWQTETGGHMITCLPGATPMKPGAAAMPFFGASPVLLDAEGRVIEGPGEGSLCFDRAWPGMMRGIYGDEQRFVKTYLAPFNGYYFTGDGARRDEDGYLWITGRVDDLMNVSGHLLSTAEIESALVAHEKVAEAAVVAAPHDIKGSFPYAFVTLNVGERINEKLVAELKKLVREKIGALAVPDVIQEAPGLPKTRSGKVTRRILRKIAEGSESGIGDTTTLVDESVIKQLISGRSARA; encoded by the exons ATGGAGAAGGTCTCGACGAGGAT atttcagattttcctcCCTCCAGCCCCACTCCTTGCCGGTGCTCACTGTGCTGGCCTTCAATCTTACCACGATTTGTACCGTTCCTCGATCAACGATGCTGACGAGTTCTGGCGTACCGTCTCATCTGAACTCCATTTCGAACAAGGAACCTCTAAGGGTCTCGAATGGAATTTCGACTCGAAAGCTGGAAATGTCTTCGTCAAGTTTATGGATGGAGCCAAGACTAACATCTCGTACAACTGTTTGGAAAGAAACATTAAACGTGGATATGGAAACAAAATCGCCTACATTTTCGAAGGAAACGAGCCAACCGACACCTCCACCTGGACATACAACGAGCTACACGCCCAAGTAGTCCAATTCTCCGCTGTTCTGAGATCTCATGGCGTCAAACGAGGCGATGTGGTTGCTTTATATCTTCCAATGATTCCCGAATTAGCAGTTGCAATGCTTGCGTGTGCCCGTATCGGAGCAATGCATTCTGTTGTTTTCGCTGGTTTCTCTGCCGAATCACTTGCCGCTCGTGTTGTCGACGCTCGCTGCAGAGTTTTGGTTACGGCGGACGGAGTTTTTCGAGGAGCTAAACCAATTGGGCTCAAGTCAATTGCGGATGCAGCTGCCGTTCTCGCATCGCAGGAAGATGTCAAAGTGGAAGCTATCATTATGGTGGAACACTTAAAACGAGTCACGAAGCCTGATGGAGTGGAACTTCCCAAG gtcgATTACACCGATATCACCGTCATCTACGATTCGGAGATGCTCAAGTGTGCAGGCGTGGATTCCCCGGTAGAATGGATGGATTCTGAAGATCCGCTATTTATTCTCTACACATC tggCTCAACCGGAAAACCGAAAGGTATTCAACACACTACAGCTGGATACATGACGTACGCCTACGCAACCACAAAATACACTTTTGATGCACAAGAAGACGATGTTTACTGGTGTACTGCCGATTGTGGATGGATCACCGGACACTCGTACCTTCTTTATGGACCTTTGATGAATGGGCTCAAGGGAATTTGGTATGAAGGTGTGCCGACTTATCCGACTCCTTCTAGAATGTGGGATGTCACTGATAAGTATGGTGTGACCAAGCTGTATACCTCACCAACAGCCGCAAGAGCTCTTATGGCTCTCGGAAATCAGTGGCTTGAAAG ctcttctCGCAAAACTCTCAAGGTTATCGGAACAGTTGGAGAGCCCATCAATCCTGCTGCATGGATGTGGTTGTACAAGCAAGTTGGACTTTCCAATGTATCCATTGTGGATACTTACTGGCAAACTGAAACTGGAGGACACATGATCACATGCCTTCCAGGAGCAACTCCAATGAAGCCAGGAGCAGCTGCAATGCCATTCTTCGGAGCATCTCCAGTTCTTTTGGATGCTGAAGGTCGTGTTATTGAAGGTCCGGGAGAAGGATCACTATGCTTTGATCGTGCCTGGCCTGGAATGATGCGTGGAATCTATGGAGATGAGCAACGCTTTGTCAAGACCTATTTGGCTCCATTCAATGGATACTATTTCACTGGAGATGGTGCCAGACGTGATGAAGATGGATACTTGTGGATAACTGGACGTGTTGATGATTTGATGAATGTCAGTGGTCATCTTCTGTCTACTGCTGAAATTGAATCAGCTCTTGTGGCTCATGAGAAAGTTGCTGAAGCTGCCGTTGTTGCTGCTCCACATGACATCAAGGGATCCTTCCCATACGCATTCGTCACTTTGAATGTTGGAGAGAGAATCAATGAAAAGCTTGTGGCTGAGCTCAAGAAACTAGTTCGCGAGAAAATTGGTGCATTGGCTGTTCCAGATGTTATCCAAGAAGCTCCAGGACTTCCAAAAACTCGTTCCGGCAAGGTTACCAGAAGAATCTTGAGAAAGATTGCTGAAGGATCCGAAAGTGGAATCGGTGATACTACTACTCTAGTCGACGAATCTGTCATCAAACAACTAATCTCTGGACGTTCTGCACGTGCATAA